From a region of the Georgenia yuyongxinii genome:
- a CDS encoding CHRD domain-containing protein — translation MRRKFAALASATAVLASSVLLSTSAVADERYGGHDNDREEKTLSAWLNGRNEVGHRGDRDGSGRAWFKVKLDGRDSEICYAISVRNLDRVTQAHIHKGERGENGPVVVPLKAPKDGFSKGCVDVRYRLARDILEDPHDYYANVHTKKYPDGAIRGQLR, via the coding sequence ATGAGGCGCAAGTTTGCAGCGCTCGCATCGGCGACGGCAGTTCTTGCCAGTTCGGTCCTGCTGAGCACATCGGCCGTGGCAGACGAGCGGTACGGCGGCCACGACAACGACCGAGAGGAGAAGACCCTCTCTGCATGGCTGAACGGGCGCAACGAGGTCGGCCACCGAGGCGACCGCGACGGCTCCGGACGTGCCTGGTTCAAGGTGAAGCTGGACGGGCGGGACAGCGAGATCTGTTACGCGATCTCGGTGCGCAACCTCGACCGCGTCACCCAGGCGCACATCCACAAGGGTGAGCGGGGCGAGAACGGACCGGTCGTCGTGCCGCTCAAGGCACCGAAGGACGGTTTCTCGAAGGGCTGCGTGGACGTTCGGTACCGGCTCGCGCGAGACATCCTCGAGGATCCGCACGACTACTACGCGAACGTTCACACCAAGAAGTACCCGGACGGCGCCATCCGCGGCCAGCTGCGCTGA
- a CDS encoding putative protein N(5)-glutamine methyltransferase: MPADPALVARLRAAGSVFAEEEADLLAAAAASTAALTTLVRRRVAGEPLEQVLGWTAFYGLRVQVEPGVFVPRRRTELLAREAIAASQPGAVVVDLCCGSGAVALAVATHVPGIDLHAADVDGVAVRCARRNLGALGQVHQGDLFEALPAGLRGHVDVLVANGPYVPTDAIALMPPEARDHEPATALDGGPDGLAVLRQVVAGAALWLAPGGRLLLECADQQAAAIVAAVRDAGLGARLVHDDEHGAVVALGVAPDAARP, from the coding sequence ATGCCGGCTGACCCGGCGCTCGTCGCCCGGCTCCGCGCGGCGGGCTCGGTCTTCGCCGAGGAGGAGGCCGACCTCCTCGCGGCCGCGGCGGCGTCCACCGCGGCGCTGACCACCCTGGTCCGCCGGCGGGTCGCGGGGGAGCCGCTGGAGCAGGTGCTCGGGTGGACCGCCTTCTACGGGCTTCGCGTGCAGGTCGAGCCGGGCGTCTTCGTGCCACGCCGTCGCACCGAGCTGCTGGCCCGGGAGGCGATCGCTGCCTCACAGCCCGGCGCGGTCGTGGTGGACCTGTGCTGCGGCTCCGGCGCGGTGGCTCTGGCGGTGGCGACACACGTGCCCGGCATCGACCTGCACGCCGCCGACGTGGACGGCGTGGCCGTGCGGTGCGCACGCCGCAACCTCGGGGCACTCGGCCAGGTGCACCAGGGCGACCTCTTCGAGGCGCTGCCGGCCGGCCTGCGGGGCCACGTCGACGTCTTGGTGGCTAACGGCCCGTACGTCCCCACCGACGCGATCGCACTGATGCCGCCCGAGGCCCGGGACCACGAGCCGGCGACGGCGCTCGACGGCGGCCCGGACGGGCTCGCCGTGCTGCGTCAGGTCGTGGCCGGAGCCGCATTGTGGCTGGCGCCTGGGGGCCGTCTGCTGCTCGAGTGCGCCGATCAGCAGGCGGCCGCGATCGTGGCGGCCGTGCGTGACGCCGGCCTAGGGGCCCGGCTGGTGCACGACGACGAGCACGGAGCCGTGGTGGCCCTCGGTGTCGCCCCGGATGCCGCTCGCCCGTGA
- a CDS encoding VOC family protein, which yields MPYVALVNVLVRDYDEAIAFYTGAFGLELLEDTPQGGTKRWVVVGSRTGGAGLRLALATKEAQLARVGTQSGDGVAFFLHVEDFDATVERALAHGAVATEEPRDEPHGRVIILEDLYGNRWDVIEPAGDAG from the coding sequence GTGCCGTACGTGGCCCTGGTCAACGTCCTCGTTCGTGACTACGACGAGGCCATCGCGTTCTATACCGGCGCCTTCGGGCTCGAGCTGCTCGAGGACACCCCGCAAGGTGGCACCAAGCGGTGGGTGGTGGTCGGCTCGCGCACCGGTGGTGCCGGCCTGCGGCTGGCGCTGGCCACCAAGGAGGCGCAGCTGGCGCGGGTGGGCACCCAGAGCGGCGACGGCGTGGCCTTCTTCCTGCACGTGGAGGACTTCGACGCCACTGTGGAACGCGCCCTCGCCCACGGCGCCGTCGCGACCGAGGAACCGCGCGACGAGCCCCACGGGCGAGTCATCATCCTTGAGGACCTCTACGGCAACCGCTGGGACGTCATCGAGCCGGCGGGCGATGCCGGCTGA
- a CDS encoding alpha/beta hydrolase has translation MALIRCDFFSEVLGLSTSMTVILPQATRAQIGMTGAAPAGPPPVLYLLHGLTDDATIWMRRTSIERYVADLGLAVVMPQVDRSFYVDERYGNRYGSFLTEELPELVGHFFRVSSRREDTFVAGLSMGGYGAMRWALTRPTRFAAAASLSGVLDLASQQGEDHRDDLYPRIFGDEPIAGGEFDLLALLHRAGAHDVHLPDLYVCCGTDDALFAGNETFRDEAARAGVPLTYDTGAGAHDWAYWDAKIRDVLAWLPVRAHDVKNQ, from the coding sequence ATGGCGCTGATCCGCTGTGACTTCTTCTCCGAGGTGCTCGGCCTGAGCACCTCGATGACCGTCATCCTGCCGCAGGCGACACGCGCGCAGATCGGCATGACGGGCGCCGCACCGGCCGGCCCACCGCCGGTGCTCTACCTCCTGCACGGCCTCACCGACGACGCGACGATCTGGATGCGGCGCACCTCGATCGAGCGTTACGTCGCTGACCTGGGCCTGGCGGTCGTCATGCCCCAGGTGGACCGCAGCTTCTACGTCGACGAGCGCTACGGCAACCGGTACGGCAGCTTCCTCACCGAGGAGCTCCCCGAGCTCGTGGGGCACTTCTTCCGGGTCTCCTCCCGCCGGGAGGACACCTTCGTCGCTGGTCTGTCCATGGGCGGCTACGGGGCCATGCGCTGGGCGCTGACCCGTCCGACCCGGTTCGCGGCCGCCGCCAGCCTGTCCGGTGTGCTCGACCTCGCCTCCCAACAGGGCGAGGACCACCGGGACGACCTGTATCCGCGGATCTTCGGAGACGAGCCGATAGCGGGCGGGGAGTTCGACCTCCTCGCACTGCTCCACCGGGCGGGCGCTCACGACGTCCACCTGCCCGACCTGTACGTCTGCTGCGGCACCGACGACGCACTTTTCGCCGGCAACGAGACGTTCCGCGACGAGGCAGCGCGGGCGGGCGTCCCGCTGACGTACGACACCGGTGCCGGCGCCCACGACTGGGCGTACTGGGACGCCAAGATCCGCGACGTGCTGGCCTGGTTGCCGGTGCGTGCCCACGATGTGAAGAACCAGTAG
- a CDS encoding biotin transporter BioY has protein sequence MTVAAVPTSPRRVLADALPGAAAAGATVRARDLVLVLGGAAFVAAVGQAAIPLPFTPVPLTLGTFAVLLVGAALGPARGALSIAVLVLGGVAGIPVFADGNSGWAFASFGYVLGYLPAAACLGWLARRGGDRSTWRTGAAAVAATALVYAVGLPWLMAHLGVGLAEGLALGVTPFLIGDVVKAVAAALLLPGTWRLLGERR, from the coding sequence ATGACCGTCGCCGCCGTCCCCACCTCCCCCCGTCGCGTGCTCGCCGACGCCCTGCCCGGTGCCGCTGCGGCCGGGGCCACCGTCCGCGCCCGCGACCTGGTCCTGGTGCTCGGCGGGGCGGCCTTCGTGGCCGCCGTCGGGCAGGCCGCTATCCCGCTGCCGTTCACCCCGGTACCGCTGACGTTGGGCACCTTCGCCGTGCTGCTCGTCGGCGCGGCACTGGGCCCCGCGCGCGGCGCGCTCAGCATCGCTGTGCTCGTCCTCGGCGGGGTGGCGGGGATCCCCGTCTTCGCCGACGGCAACAGCGGCTGGGCCTTCGCCTCCTTCGGGTACGTGCTCGGCTACCTCCCGGCAGCCGCCTGCCTCGGCTGGCTCGCTCGCCGGGGCGGGGACCGCTCGACGTGGCGCACCGGTGCGGCCGCCGTGGCCGCCACAGCCCTCGTCTACGCCGTCGGCCTGCCCTGGCTCATGGCGCACCTGGGTGTCGGCCTGGCGGAGGGGCTCGCGCTCGGCGTGACGCCGTTCCTGATCGGTGACGTCGTCAAGGCCGTGGCCGCCGCGCTGCTGCTGCCGGGCACGTGGCGCCTGCTGGGGGAGCGGCGCTGA
- a CDS encoding RNA polymerase-binding protein RbpA has protein sequence MAERSLRGMKIGANSLESDDGVEFAPRIMAQYNCPDGHSFELPFSVEADVPPVWECRCGKEALLLDATKPEPKKPVKPPRTHWDMLLERRTIADLEVLLEERLALLRSGELRRRSA, from the coding sequence ATGGCGGAGCGCTCATTGCGAGGCATGAAGATCGGCGCGAACAGCCTCGAGTCGGACGACGGCGTCGAGTTCGCACCCCGGATCATGGCTCAGTACAACTGCCCGGACGGCCACAGCTTCGAGCTACCCTTCTCGGTCGAGGCGGACGTCCCGCCGGTGTGGGAGTGCCGCTGCGGCAAGGAGGCCCTTCTCCTCGACGCGACCAAGCCGGAGCCCAAGAAGCCGGTGAAGCCCCCGCGCACCCACTGGGACATGCTGCTCGAGCGGCGGACCATCGCCGACCTCGAGGTCCTGCTGGAGGAGCGACTGGCGCTGCTGCGCAGCGGGGAGCTGCGGCGACGCAGCGCCTGA